A single region of the Bacillus cereus genome encodes:
- a CDS encoding NADH-quinone oxidoreductase subunit J, which produces MNGEFVAFFILSLSAIIGGVLMLNLTKVMHMMLALVLTFLSIAGLYFLLSAEFIGVAQILLYSGAITIIMIFGIMLTKHNAENESRLTLRKWIIFFAVVAFGAVMYFAVNSIDFSNQSTQGSLPLHENNTLQIGTLLYSKYIIPFELTSVILLVALVGAIILAKKDEGEEDSHE; this is translated from the coding sequence ATGAATGGCGAGTTTGTAGCATTCTTTATCCTATCCTTGTCTGCGATTATCGGCGGTGTTCTTATGTTGAACTTAACGAAAGTCATGCATATGATGCTAGCTCTCGTTCTTACATTCCTCAGCATTGCAGGTTTGTACTTTCTTTTATCAGCCGAGTTTATCGGTGTTGCACAAATTTTACTTTACTCTGGTGCGATCACTATTATTATGATTTTTGGCATTATGTTAACGAAACATAACGCGGAAAATGAATCGCGTCTTACTCTTCGAAAATGGATTATCTTCTTTGCGGTTGTAGCATTTGGAGCAGTTATGTATTTCGCTGTTAATAGTATCGATTTTTCAAATCAAAGCACACAAGGAAGTTTACCTCTTCATGAAAACAACACACTTCAAATCGGTACACTTCTCTATTCAAAATATATTATTCCATTCGAGTTAACTTCAGTTATTTTACTTGTAGCACTTGTAGGAGCGATTATCCTTGCGAAGAAGGATGAGGGGGAGGAGGATTCCCATGAGTAG
- a CDS encoding NADH-quinone oxidoreductase subunit C: MSDPNKDLESMKREAARHAKEEARKRLAAKHETEMSKLEGEHREKEKALPKNKEVNVEEAKRLAAAAAKAKAAALAKQKREGTEEVTDEEKAKAKVKAAAAAKAKAAALAKQKREGTEEVTDEEKAKAKAKAAAAAKAKAAALAKQKREGTEEVTDEEKAKAKVKAAAAKVAALAKQKREGTEEVTDEEKAKAKAKAAALAKQKREGTEEVTDEEKAKAKAKAVAAAKAKAAALAKAKSSQGDGDSGDEKAKAIAAAKAKAAAAARAKGAVNKIEDEPQQEEPSVNQPYLNQYVEVVKEKVGEYALVDSYINKLSKDVPTLVVEPSKYYEVMELMRLHEGLAFDYMSELHATDFVTHMEVYVHLFSYGKKQSVAVKVKLDREAPQVESVTPLWKGADWPEREAYDLLGIVFKGHPNLSRILMPDDWVGYPLRKDYEPYDVEV, from the coding sequence ATGAGTGATCCAAATAAAGACTTAGAAAGTATGAAGAGAGAAGCAGCCCGTCATGCGAAAGAGGAAGCGCGAAAACGTCTTGCCGCGAAACATGAGACAGAAATGTCTAAACTTGAAGGAGAACATCGAGAAAAAGAGAAAGCGCTACCAAAAAATAAAGAAGTTAATGTAGAAGAAGCAAAACGTCTTGCCGCAGCAGCCGCAAAAGCAAAAGCAGCGGCATTAGCGAAGCAAAAGCGAGAAGGAACAGAAGAAGTAACGGACGAAGAAAAAGCGAAAGCGAAGGTAAAGGCCGCAGCAGCTGCAAAAGCAAAAGCAGCGGCATTAGCGAAGCAAAAGCGAGAAGGAACAGAAGAAGTAACGGACGAAGAAAAAGCGAAAGCAAAGGCAAAGGCCGCAGCAGCCGCAAAAGCAAAAGCAGCGGCATTAGCGAAGCAAAAGCGAGAAGGAACAGAAGAAGTAACGGACGAAGAAAAAGCGAAAGCGAAGGTAAAGGCCGCAGCAGCAAAAGTAGCGGCATTAGCGAAGCAAAAGCGAGAAGGAACAGAAGAAGTAACGGATGAAGAAAAAGCAAAAGCGAAGGCAAAAGCAGCGGCACTAGCGAAGCAAAAGCGAGAAGGAACAGAAGAAGTAACGGACGAAGAAAAAGCAAAAGCGAAGGCAAAGGCTGTAGCAGCTGCAAAGGCAAAAGCAGCGGCACTGGCGAAAGCAAAATCCTCGCAAGGTGATGGAGATTCTGGAGATGAAAAAGCAAAGGCTATTGCAGCCGCGAAAGCGAAAGCCGCTGCTGCGGCAAGAGCAAAGGGAGCTGTAAATAAGATAGAAGATGAACCGCAGCAGGAAGAACCATCAGTTAACCAACCGTATTTAAATCAATATGTGGAGGTTGTTAAGGAGAAGGTAGGGGAATATGCATTAGTAGATTCCTATATTAATAAGCTTTCAAAAGATGTTCCAACTCTTGTGGTGGAGCCTTCAAAATATTATGAAGTGATGGAGTTAATGCGATTGCATGAGGGACTTGCTTTTGATTATATGTCAGAGCTACATGCGACGGATTTTGTGACACATATGGAAGTATATGTTCATTTATTTTCATATGGAAAGAAGCAGTCAGTAGCAGTGAAGGTAAAACTGGATAGGGAAGCGCCGCAAGTAGAATCGGTGACGCCGCTTTGGAAAGGGGCAGATTGGCCGGAGCGTGAAGCGTATGATTTGCTAGGTATTGTATTTAAAGGTCATCCTAATTTATCTCGCATTTTAATGCCGGATGATTGGGTAGGGTATCCACTTAGGAAAGATTATGAACCGTATGATGTGGAGGTGTAG
- a CDS encoding putative bifunctional diguanylate cyclase/phosphodiesterase, whose product MTKQAHVSILISISLLYIAIHYVSMSFLYEYTLPFQILTSISTILIDITICSYIFYFSNVKQGLSRLFWITLTIGSFSYFIGDIVVAYQRLILHDYYTFVDPSDFFYLLCLISFAFAFLYEIIYDRNLLEQLSTICDICIIVTAQFTLSYYLLIERTIHIFTTSYIDMFVQLTYPMADLLFLLIGINLLFRPLFLLPKQVGALLGSALILYATTDAIYAYIKYFQPEYSMFTVSPFYQVTLVLVAIACILHTKEPEKQEQVLLTPQLGESIRLSLPYISVVMLIVFILVENVFAPIVVIGLMVTFAFVLIRHMLVRRQNKILLLAQMQFNLELEKQIELRTEDLVEQKNELYHNQQMFKSLYEHHPDPIFTLDLYGNFLNVNNAGTTLLGYQTNELLNQPYYSLMYEEDLEEIINAFHHVKKGNSISLEIRAYHKNRDIYYLHVTAVPIFLKEHISGVYLMIKDITESKQQQEQINFLAYHDTLTELANRRSFHQQLEQAIARAKISKRPFAVMFLDLDRFKVINDTLGHRVGDLLLIAVAKRLERISTQNMKLARLAGDEFTILIENYNKRTDVKRIADMIVVAMNEPFEIENQHLHISPSIGIAIYPEAGEDPLSILQHADMAMYEAKNKGKNRSSLYTKELYKKMERKARIEKDLPLALVNNEFYLVYQPQIDTTTNKIIGAEALIRWKHPLLGDISPCEFIPIVEETPQVVPLGHWVLRESCRQLKIWKSFGYTNLKMSVNLSAREFQQNQLIENISRILKDVEIDPKDVTLELTERIAMIDEKETLSRLKQLKEYGIQTSIDDFGTGYSSLAYLSIFPIDTLKVPKEFTQLADHRPEERAIVSTILSLANTLNLSVVAEGIETEKQLKFLKKNNCKYMQGYYFSKPLTSKEFIRFLQKTPSMNQ is encoded by the coding sequence ATGACAAAACAAGCACACGTAAGTATTCTTATAAGCATTTCATTGTTGTATATAGCTATTCATTACGTATCAATGTCCTTTTTATATGAGTACACACTCCCATTTCAAATATTAACTAGCATCAGTACCATATTAATTGATATTACAATTTGCAGTTATATCTTTTATTTTTCAAATGTAAAACAAGGGTTATCTCGTTTGTTTTGGATAACATTAACTATCGGATCCTTCTCTTATTTCATTGGTGATATAGTAGTTGCTTATCAACGCTTAATTCTGCATGACTACTATACATTCGTTGATCCATCAGACTTTTTTTACTTATTATGTTTAATTAGCTTTGCATTTGCCTTTCTATATGAAATTATTTATGACCGAAACTTATTGGAACAGCTTTCTACGATATGTGATATTTGTATTATTGTTACAGCTCAATTTACTCTAAGCTACTATTTGCTTATTGAAAGAACCATTCATATTTTCACAACATCATATATCGACATGTTTGTTCAACTCACGTATCCAATGGCTGATTTACTCTTTCTTTTAATAGGAATCAATCTTTTATTTAGACCATTATTCTTACTACCAAAACAAGTTGGTGCTCTTCTTGGCAGTGCTTTAATTTTGTATGCTACTACGGATGCTATTTATGCTTATATAAAATACTTCCAGCCTGAGTACTCTATGTTCACAGTTTCTCCATTCTATCAAGTAACTTTAGTATTGGTAGCAATCGCTTGTATACTTCACACAAAAGAGCCTGAAAAACAAGAACAAGTATTACTAACACCTCAATTGGGTGAATCAATCCGATTATCATTACCGTATATTTCTGTAGTGATGCTTATTGTTTTTATATTGGTCGAAAATGTTTTTGCACCTATCGTAGTAATTGGACTGATGGTAACTTTCGCCTTCGTTCTCATACGCCATATGTTAGTCCGAAGACAAAATAAAATATTATTACTAGCACAAATGCAATTCAACTTGGAACTCGAGAAACAAATTGAACTACGTACAGAAGATTTAGTAGAACAAAAAAATGAGTTATATCATAACCAACAAATGTTTAAATCTTTATACGAGCATCATCCAGATCCAATTTTCACATTAGATTTGTACGGTAATTTTCTAAATGTGAACAACGCTGGAACTACTTTACTCGGTTATCAAACGAATGAATTATTAAACCAACCATACTATTCACTTATGTATGAAGAAGATTTGGAAGAGATCATTAATGCCTTTCATCACGTAAAAAAAGGGAACTCTATTTCTTTAGAAATACGGGCATATCATAAAAATAGAGATATTTACTATTTGCATGTTACAGCTGTTCCCATCTTTTTAAAGGAACATATTTCTGGAGTTTATTTAATGATTAAAGATATTACAGAAAGCAAGCAGCAACAAGAACAAATTAATTTCCTAGCATATCACGATACTTTAACGGAACTTGCAAACCGCCGTTCATTTCATCAGCAATTAGAACAAGCAATTGCACGAGCAAAAATATCAAAAAGACCTTTTGCTGTTATGTTTCTAGACCTAGATCGCTTTAAAGTTATTAATGATACCCTTGGTCACCGGGTAGGAGATCTCCTATTAATTGCAGTAGCAAAAAGGCTCGAACGAATATCGACACAGAATATGAAACTTGCTCGACTAGCTGGGGATGAGTTCACAATCCTTATCGAAAATTATAACAAAAGAACAGATGTAAAAAGGATAGCTGATATGATTGTAGTAGCCATGAACGAACCATTCGAAATCGAAAATCAACATTTACACATCTCACCGAGTATCGGGATTGCCATATACCCTGAAGCAGGCGAAGACCCACTGTCTATTTTGCAACATGCCGATATGGCCATGTACGAAGCAAAAAATAAAGGAAAAAATCGTAGCTCTCTTTACACGAAAGAACTATATAAGAAAATGGAACGAAAAGCTCGAATCGAAAAAGACTTGCCACTCGCTTTAGTAAACAACGAATTTTATCTCGTCTATCAACCCCAAATTGATACGACAACAAATAAAATTATCGGTGCTGAAGCATTAATACGTTGGAAACATCCACTATTAGGTGACATCTCACCATGCGAGTTCATTCCAATTGTAGAAGAGACACCACAAGTCGTTCCGCTTGGACATTGGGTGTTAAGAGAATCTTGTCGTCAACTAAAAATATGGAAAAGTTTTGGATATACAAACTTAAAAATGAGTGTCAATTTATCAGCGAGAGAATTTCAACAAAATCAATTAATCGAAAATATTTCACGAATACTAAAGGACGTTGAGATTGACCCAAAAGATGTAACACTTGAACTAACAGAACGAATTGCGATGATTGATGAAAAAGAAACATTATCTAGACTAAAGCAATTAAAAGAATATGGTATTCAAACGTCCATCGATGACTTCGGTACCGGCTATTCTTCTCTTGCTTATTTATCAATTTTCCCTATCGATACATTAAAAGTACCAAAAGAATTTACACAACTAGCCGATCATCGACCTGAAGAAAGAGCCATCGTTTCCACTATCCTTTCTCTGGCAAATACTTTAAATCTCTCCGTCGTTGCTGAAGGAATTGAAACAGAAAAACAGCTTAAATTTTTGAAGAAAAATAACTGTAAATACATGCAAGGTTACTATTTCAGTAAACCTCTAACAAGTAAAGAATTTATAAGATTTCTACAAAAAACACCCAGTATGAACCAATAG
- the nuoI gene encoding NADH-quinone oxidoreductase subunit NuoI, producing MKGLFKGLKYTLSNLSKKKVTYDYPNQPLPLPDRFRGIQKFYPEKCIVCNQCSNICPTDCIQLTGKKHPDPTKKGKIIDTYDINFEICILCDLCTEVCPTEAIVMTNNFELAEYSRDDLFKNLQWLDENDENVRKENKA from the coding sequence ATGAAAGGACTATTTAAAGGTTTAAAATATACGCTTAGTAATTTGAGTAAGAAAAAGGTGACGTATGATTATCCGAATCAGCCGTTGCCATTACCAGATCGCTTTCGGGGTATTCAAAAGTTTTATCCAGAGAAATGTATTGTTTGTAATCAGTGTTCCAATATTTGTCCGACAGATTGCATTCAATTAACGGGAAAAAAACATCCTGATCCTACGAAAAAAGGAAAAATTATCGACACGTACGATATTAATTTTGAAATTTGTATTCTTTGTGATTTATGTACAGAAGTTTGCCCAACAGAGGCAATTGTAATGACAAATAACTTCGAACTCGCAGAGTATTCACGTGATGATTTATTTAAAAATTTGCAGTGGCTTGACGAAAACGACGAGAACGTCAGGAAGGAGAATAAAGCATGA
- the nuoL gene encoding NADH-quinone oxidoreductase subunit L, protein MIDYAWLIPLFPLVSFVLLIVFGKKIREGSSVLGIFFTFLSFISAVVVLIERLSSDTVKHKWVWLRAGDIDISFGFEVTALGALMLFIVTLVSFLVHVYSKGYMKGDERLPTFYAYLGLFTFAMLGLVISTNLLQLYIFWELVGLGSFLLIGFYFFKEEAKAAAKKAFIMTRIGDVGLFIGMILIFWHAGSFEYDAIFKAIHTGDLSPSMITITAILIFIGAMGKSGQFPLHTWLPDAMEGPTPVSALIHAATMVAAGVYLVATMFPLFSASAVAMQTVAIVGAFTAIFAASIGLVQTDIKRVLAYSTVSQLGYMMLALGSAGYVAGVFHLTTHAFFKALLFLAAGSVIHAVHTQNINKMGGLQKKMKVTGVLFLIGTLAISGVPLLSGFFSKDEILAATWMNGNYFLFVLAVIAAFLTAFYMFRLYFLVFTGETKTKEEVHESPRTMTYPMIVLGVLAVVAGYINTPWFGTFLGDWLTKDVGFKVQEVHGPVWIMIVATLVSFAGIALAYFIYGKKSISRDWAGGEGTPLYNLLKEKYYVDELYNVTVLPITKGIAHVLRLFEVYVVEGIAVLIAGLVKGMSCLGSRLQNGNVQVYGTVTVVSLAVLLIILLYTGGDLR, encoded by the coding sequence ATGATCGATTATGCATGGCTCATACCGCTTTTCCCGCTTGTTTCGTTTGTGTTACTTATTGTGTTCGGGAAGAAAATTAGAGAGGGAAGTAGTGTACTAGGTATTTTCTTTACCTTTCTCTCTTTTATATCCGCGGTAGTGGTACTAATAGAACGGCTTTCATCCGATACGGTGAAGCATAAGTGGGTATGGCTTAGGGCAGGAGATATAGATATATCATTTGGTTTTGAAGTTACCGCATTGGGAGCTTTAATGTTATTTATCGTTACACTTGTAAGTTTTCTTGTACATGTGTACTCAAAAGGTTATATGAAAGGTGACGAAAGGTTACCAACCTTTTATGCATATTTAGGGCTCTTTACATTTGCAATGCTTGGGCTTGTTATATCGACGAATTTACTACAGCTTTATATATTTTGGGAGTTAGTCGGCCTTGGTTCGTTTTTACTTATCGGTTTTTATTTCTTTAAAGAAGAAGCGAAGGCTGCTGCGAAAAAGGCTTTTATTATGACACGCATTGGGGATGTTGGGCTATTTATTGGGATGATTTTAATTTTTTGGCACGCAGGTAGTTTTGAATATGACGCGATCTTTAAAGCGATTCATACGGGTGACCTCTCGCCTTCTATGATTACAATAACGGCGATATTAATTTTTATCGGTGCGATGGGGAAATCAGGTCAGTTTCCGCTTCATACGTGGTTGCCAGATGCAATGGAAGGACCGACGCCTGTTTCGGCGCTTATTCACGCGGCAACGATGGTTGCAGCCGGCGTATATTTAGTAGCGACGATGTTCCCACTATTTTCAGCAAGTGCGGTAGCAATGCAAACCGTTGCAATCGTTGGGGCTTTCACCGCAATCTTTGCGGCCTCTATCGGCCTTGTACAAACGGATATTAAGAGGGTTCTTGCTTATTCTACAGTTAGTCAGCTCGGGTATATGATGCTTGCGCTAGGCTCTGCTGGTTATGTAGCTGGTGTCTTTCACTTAACGACACATGCCTTCTTCAAAGCATTACTGTTTTTGGCGGCAGGAAGTGTAATTCATGCAGTCCATACACAAAACATTAATAAAATGGGCGGTTTACAGAAAAAGATGAAAGTAACTGGTGTACTGTTTTTAATAGGCACACTTGCAATTAGTGGTGTTCCTCTTCTTTCCGGATTTTTTAGTAAAGATGAAATTTTAGCGGCGACTTGGATGAATGGCAATTACTTTCTATTCGTTTTAGCGGTAATTGCGGCATTTCTAACAGCATTTTATATGTTCCGTCTATACTTTCTTGTCTTTACAGGGGAAACGAAGACGAAGGAAGAGGTGCATGAATCGCCTCGCACAATGACGTATCCGATGATTGTCCTTGGTGTTCTCGCGGTAGTGGCAGGCTATATAAATACACCGTGGTTCGGGACGTTTCTTGGGGATTGGCTTACGAAAGATGTAGGATTCAAAGTGCAGGAAGTACATGGACCTGTTTGGATTATGATTGTTGCGACGCTCGTTTCATTTGCGGGAATTGCCCTCGCATATTTCATATATGGTAAGAAATCTATCTCTAGAGATTGGGCAGGCGGAGAAGGGACGCCTCTTTATAACCTTTTGAAAGAAAAATATTATGTGGATGAACTCTACAATGTTACGGTGCTTCCTATTACGAAAGGAATCGCTCATGTGCTTCGCTTATTTGAAGTATACGTTGTAGAAGGAATTGCAGTTTTAATTGCGGGATTGGTTAAAGGTATGAGCTGTCTAGGATCGCGGCTTCAAAACGGGAATGTACAAGTGTACGGAACTGTAACGGTCGTTTCGCTCGCAGTGCTCCTAATTATTTTGTTATATACGGGAGGGGATTTACGGTGA
- the nuoA gene encoding NADH-quinone oxidoreductase subunit NuoA — translation MASVYENSYMIVLIFLLLGILLPVVALTLGKMLRPNKPSAAKATTYESGIEPFHDANIRFHARYYIFALLFVIFDVETLFLYPWAVAYDKLGLFALIEMLIFVVMLLVGLAYAWKKKVLQWL, via the coding sequence ATGGCAAGTGTATATGAAAATAGTTATATGATTGTTTTGATTTTCTTGCTATTAGGTATATTGCTGCCGGTAGTGGCTCTTACATTAGGGAAAATGCTGCGTCCAAATAAACCGAGTGCAGCGAAAGCGACGACGTATGAGAGTGGAATTGAGCCTTTTCATGATGCGAATATTCGATTTCATGCTCGTTATTATATTTTTGCTTTATTGTTCGTCATCTTTGATGTAGAAACTTTATTTTTATATCCATGGGCTGTTGCGTATGACAAGCTGGGTTTATTTGCACTGATTGAAATGCTCATTTTTGTTGTGATGTTGTTGGTTGGATTAGCGTATGCTTGGAAAAAGAAGGTGTTACAATGGTTATAA
- the nuoD gene encoding NADH-quinone oxidoreductase subunit NuoD — translation MIRTEEMLLNVGPQHPSTHGVFRLVIKIDGEIIKEATPVIGYLHRGTEKIAESLQYTQIIPYTDRMDYLSAMTNNYVICHAVETMMGLEIPERAEYLRVLAMELGRVASHLVWWGTNLLDIGAVSPFLYAFREREMIINLLNELCGARLTFNYMRVGGVKWDAPDGWIEKVKEFVPYMREQLEGYHDLVSGNEIFLNRVKGVGIYSAEEAISYSLSGANLRCTGVHFDLRKDEPYSIYDRFDFDIPVGSVGDAWDRYVCRMKEIEESLKIIEQAAEQFPKDGAVLAKVPKIIKAPKGEAFVRIESPRGEIGCYIASDGKKEPYRLKFRRPSFYNLQILPKLLKGENIANLITILGGVDIVLGEVDG, via the coding sequence GTGATCCGTACGGAGGAGATGCTCTTAAATGTTGGACCGCAGCACCCGAGTACACATGGTGTGTTTCGGCTTGTAATTAAGATTGACGGGGAAATTATTAAAGAGGCTACACCAGTTATCGGGTATTTGCATCGCGGAACAGAAAAGATTGCTGAGAGCTTGCAGTATACACAAATTATCCCGTATACAGATCGAATGGACTATTTATCAGCGATGACGAATAACTACGTCATTTGCCATGCTGTAGAGACGATGATGGGACTTGAGATTCCGGAGCGTGCTGAATACTTACGTGTGCTTGCGATGGAGCTGGGAAGGGTTGCAAGTCATCTCGTCTGGTGGGGAACGAACCTGCTTGATATAGGGGCGGTTAGTCCGTTTTTATACGCATTTCGTGAACGAGAGATGATTATAAATTTATTAAATGAATTGTGCGGTGCAAGGCTTACTTTCAACTATATGAGAGTCGGCGGCGTGAAGTGGGATGCGCCGGACGGCTGGATTGAGAAGGTGAAAGAGTTTGTTCCGTATATGAGAGAGCAATTGGAAGGGTATCACGACCTCGTTAGCGGAAATGAAATTTTCTTAAATCGTGTGAAAGGCGTTGGCATATATAGCGCGGAAGAGGCGATCTCGTACTCTCTGAGCGGAGCGAATTTGCGGTGCACGGGAGTTCATTTTGATCTTCGCAAAGATGAGCCGTATTCTATTTATGATCGTTTTGACTTTGACATTCCTGTTGGGAGTGTGGGGGATGCCTGGGATCGCTACGTTTGCCGGATGAAAGAAATTGAGGAGTCATTAAAAATTATTGAGCAAGCAGCTGAGCAGTTCCCAAAAGATGGAGCCGTGCTGGCAAAAGTGCCGAAAATTATTAAAGCACCTAAGGGAGAAGCATTTGTCCGTATAGAGTCACCGCGGGGAGAGATTGGTTGTTATATTGCTAGTGATGGAAAGAAAGAGCCATACCGTCTGAAATTCCGCAGACCATCTTTTTATAATTTGCAAATCTTACCGAAGTTATTGAAAGGTGAAAACATCGCCAATTTAATTACGATTTTAGGTGGGGTTGATATTGTACTTGGGGAGGTTGACGGCTAA
- the nuoH gene encoding NADH-quinone oxidoreductase subunit NuoH — protein MIETLLQSPSSWKNFFIFFGLAVLLLFAVLGFVTYGILAERKVMGFMQGRIGPNQVGGRFGLLQTVADVLKLLLKEDSIPKAADKPLFILAPVIAFAPAFMVLAVIPFTDKFQFADIGVGLLYYIAVSGITTIGVVTGGWASNNKYSLLGGMRAAAQMISYEIPLVMSVIGVVLLAGSLNLNEIVAAQEKVWYIFAQPIGFVVFLIAAVAELNRTPFDLPEAESELVSGYHTEYSGFRWAFFMLSEYVYFFGMASLITVLFLGGWNPVMFLGFIPGAVWFALKFSSVVFLLIWFRVTFPRIRGDQLMEFGWKVLLPIALANIFLTALIKELFF, from the coding sequence ATGATTGAGACGCTCTTACAATCACCTTCAAGCTGGAAGAATTTCTTCATTTTTTTCGGATTAGCCGTGCTTTTATTATTTGCAGTCCTTGGCTTCGTTACATACGGTATTTTGGCAGAACGGAAAGTGATGGGATTTATGCAAGGGCGGATTGGACCAAACCAAGTTGGGGGCCGGTTCGGTTTATTACAAACGGTAGCTGATGTTTTGAAATTATTATTAAAAGAAGATAGCATTCCGAAGGCTGCAGATAAACCGTTGTTTATATTAGCGCCTGTTATTGCTTTCGCACCAGCATTTATGGTACTTGCGGTTATCCCGTTTACTGATAAATTTCAGTTCGCGGATATTGGTGTAGGATTACTGTATTACATTGCTGTTTCTGGGATTACGACGATCGGCGTTGTAACCGGGGGATGGGCATCGAATAATAAATACTCCCTTCTAGGAGGGATGCGCGCAGCAGCGCAAATGATTTCTTATGAGATTCCACTTGTGATGAGTGTAATTGGCGTCGTTTTGTTAGCTGGTAGCCTTAATTTAAATGAGATTGTAGCGGCGCAAGAGAAGGTATGGTACATTTTCGCGCAGCCGATCGGTTTCGTCGTTTTCTTAATTGCTGCAGTTGCAGAGTTAAATAGGACGCCATTTGATTTACCCGAAGCGGAGTCAGAACTTGTTTCGGGATACCATACGGAATACTCAGGGTTTCGCTGGGCGTTTTTCATGCTTTCAGAGTATGTGTATTTCTTCGGGATGGCATCTTTAATTACAGTGCTTTTTTTAGGCGGATGGAATCCAGTTATGTTCCTTGGATTTATTCCAGGAGCAGTATGGTTTGCTCTGAAATTCAGCAGTGTGGTCTTTCTATTAATTTGGTTCCGCGTTACGTTCCCACGTATAAGAGGTGACCAGTTAATGGAGTTTGGCTGGAAAGTATTATTGCCAATTGCACTTGCAAATATTTTCTTAACGGCATTGATTAAGGAGTTATTCTTCTAA
- the nuoK gene encoding NADH-quinone oxidoreductase subunit NuoK, with translation MSSVPASAYLTLAIILFCIGLFGALTKRNTVIVLVCIELMLNAANLNLVAFSKLGLFPNLTGQIFSLFTMSVAAAEAAVGLAILIALYRNRPTVHVDEMDTLKG, from the coding sequence ATGAGTAGCGTTCCGGCTTCTGCGTATTTAACACTTGCGATTATTTTGTTTTGCATCGGCTTATTTGGAGCTTTAACAAAGCGGAATACAGTGATTGTATTAGTTTGTATCGAATTAATGCTAAACGCTGCCAATTTAAACTTAGTGGCCTTTAGTAAATTAGGTTTATTCCCGAATTTAACAGGGCAAATTTTCTCGCTGTTTACGATGTCTGTAGCGGCAGCGGAGGCAGCGGTAGGGCTTGCAATTTTGATTGCTTTGTACCGTAATCGCCCGACAGTTCATGTAGATGAGATGGATACGCTCAAAGGATAG
- the nuoB gene encoding NADH-quinone oxidoreductase subunit NuoB, translating to MVINFEELHPQERAELERNIFFSTLEQLKGWARSNSLWPMTFGLACCAIEMMGVGSSHYDLDRFGSFFRTSPRQSDVMIVSGTVTKKMAPIVRRLYDQMPEPKWVIAMGSCATAGGPYVNSYAVVKGVDQIVPVDVYIPGCPPNPAALIYGINKLKEKIRYEAKTGKQVTNK from the coding sequence ATGGTTATAAATTTTGAGGAATTACACCCACAGGAGCGAGCGGAATTAGAAAGGAATATCTTTTTTTCTACATTGGAACAGCTCAAGGGATGGGCACGGAGCAACTCTTTATGGCCGATGACATTTGGACTGGCATGCTGTGCGATTGAAATGATGGGGGTAGGTTCATCACATTACGATTTAGATCGATTTGGGTCATTTTTTCGGACGTCACCAAGACAATCGGATGTCATGATTGTGTCAGGAACGGTAACGAAGAAAATGGCGCCTATTGTTCGGCGCTTATATGATCAAATGCCTGAACCAAAGTGGGTAATTGCGATGGGATCTTGTGCAACAGCCGGTGGTCCGTATGTGAATTCGTATGCGGTTGTGAAAGGTGTAGATCAAATTGTACCAGTTGATGTATATATTCCTGGATGCCCACCAAACCCTGCTGCTTTAATTTATGGAATTAATAAATTAAAAGAAAAAATTCGTTACGAGGCGAAGACAGGGAAGCAGGTGACGAATAAATGA